In a single window of the Neorhodopirellula lusitana genome:
- a CDS encoding sulfatase family protein — protein MNTTIRTIFICSLLCFACAAHGSDKPNIILILADDMGPGEPSHAGGLVPTPALDQMANEGMQFNNAHTSSSVCTPTRYGILTGRYNWRSRLKKGVLSAADSPALMDPNRLSLPGFLQQSGYHTACIGKWHLGVDWVKAESDSHVADKTASGHKAKFGSWNIDYSQPFRNGPVDVGFDEAFFILSSLDMPPYVYLRNDRAEQVPTVERGFPHNEYNDFQRIGAAAEDFDASECLATWAEQSRSYIQRQASDSSDKPFFLYLPLTSPHTPVRPGKNFKGRYKQYSWYADFIAETDWVVEQVLDQLAASGIDDETLVIFTSDNGFAPYVEIPKMLAAGYHPSGDFRGSKGSLYEGGHRVPFLVRWPGKVSAGSTSETTVCTTDFLATFADILGEKESLPDDAAEDSFSFYPCMQGDRQPTRPQTIHHSISGKFAIRSGDWKLILTTDGGGGWAGFTNQPKLVTPSQSVQLYNMADDPGETKNLEDAFPEKIDALVNELAKALAEGRTTPGEKQMNDGWPYLHQPTLDRFPQLAE, from the coding sequence ATGAACACCACGATTCGTACAATCTTCATTTGCTCATTGCTTTGCTTTGCCTGTGCGGCGCACGGTTCGGACAAGCCCAACATTATTTTGATTCTGGCCGATGATATGGGACCAGGTGAACCCTCGCATGCGGGCGGTTTGGTCCCGACTCCCGCACTGGACCAGATGGCGAACGAAGGCATGCAGTTTAACAACGCGCACACCAGTTCCTCGGTTTGCACTCCAACGCGATACGGCATCCTGACTGGGCGATACAACTGGCGTAGCCGATTGAAAAAGGGCGTGCTATCGGCTGCGGATTCGCCTGCTTTGATGGATCCTAATCGGCTTAGCCTTCCTGGTTTCCTACAGCAGTCCGGATACCACACCGCGTGCATTGGTAAGTGGCATCTGGGCGTGGACTGGGTGAAAGCGGAATCGGACTCGCATGTTGCTGACAAAACCGCGTCGGGACATAAGGCTAAGTTCGGTTCGTGGAACATCGACTACAGCCAACCGTTCCGCAACGGGCCCGTCGACGTTGGCTTTGACGAAGCGTTCTTTATTCTGTCGTCGTTAGACATGCCGCCTTATGTTTACTTGCGAAACGATCGTGCTGAACAGGTTCCAACCGTCGAGCGAGGTTTTCCTCACAATGAATACAACGACTTTCAGCGGATTGGTGCTGCGGCAGAGGACTTCGACGCGAGTGAATGTCTTGCGACCTGGGCGGAGCAGTCACGCAGCTACATTCAGCGACAAGCGTCTGACTCATCCGACAAGCCGTTCTTCTTGTACCTGCCTTTGACATCACCCCACACGCCGGTTCGTCCAGGGAAGAATTTTAAAGGACGCTACAAGCAATACAGTTGGTACGCGGACTTCATCGCCGAAACAGACTGGGTCGTTGAACAGGTGCTCGATCAACTGGCAGCATCAGGCATTGATGACGAGACGCTGGTCATCTTCACGTCGGATAACGGTTTCGCCCCCTACGTGGAGATCCCCAAAATGCTGGCTGCGGGTTATCATCCGTCCGGCGATTTTCGAGGATCCAAGGGGTCGCTTTACGAGGGTGGTCACCGGGTTCCATTCTTGGTGCGTTGGCCGGGGAAAGTGTCAGCGGGAAGCACTTCGGAGACCACTGTCTGCACGACTGATTTCCTTGCCACCTTTGCGGATATCCTGGGTGAAAAGGAGTCGCTTCCGGACGATGCCGCTGAGGATTCGTTTTCGTTCTATCCCTGTATGCAGGGCGATCGCCAGCCGACGCGTCCACAAACGATTCATCATTCCATCTCGGGCAAGTTTGCGATTCGTAGCGGCGATTGGAAACTGATCCTAACCACCGATGGCGGTGGCGGATGGGCAGGCTTCACCAACCAACCAAAATTGGTCACGCCTTCGCAGTCGGTGCAGCTCTACAACATGGCTGACGATCCAGGGGAAACGAAGAATCTCGAAGACGCGTTCCCGGAGAAGATTGACGCGTTGGTCAACGAACTCGCCAAGGCACTTGCCGAAGGGCGCACAACGCCGGGCGAGAAACAAATGAACGACGGTTGGCCGTACCTGCATCAACCCACGTTGGATCGATTCCCGCAGTTGGCTGAGTAG
- a CDS encoding sulfatase-like hydrolase/transferase — MMRNITQLEHAPMKMMTSLTIATLLLATFLAQHCPAAEQTQDRPNFLFILSDDQAPDAMGALGNEDIKTPHLDTLARRGTTFTHCFNQGSWSGAVCVASRTMLITGQTVYRAPRNTPYLDDWAHAKGPLAVHQETAVKLWPEVFRDAGYQTFLTGKWHNSLASVGQGFTSAKSVGEGFYDTHEGSRVKYFDNPGYQRPAADRDRWTPWDPSFHGHWTPAVRDLQSNGELGDAYDVQQHTSELYADAAVDFLTQSKRQASPFFMFVAFNAPHDPRQSPRSFVEQYPPEQISLPANYLPEHPFNNGAITIRDEQLAPFPRTEEAVRVHRSEYYAMITHMDREIGRILKALDESGEAGNTYVVFTSDHGLAMGSHGLMGKQNPYDHSIRMPFVICGPGIPKNRRVNDMIYMQSVYPTTCELAGLSVPESVEFSSVKTLATGESKSGGEPIIYGTYLAFQRLVRTQTHKLIYYPKLDRYQLFDLVNDPGEITDLSADPSHASVLKRLKKRLTQQRTDLGDGMLKSSPSTAQESR, encoded by the coding sequence ATGATGCGTAACATAACCCAGTTGGAACACGCTCCGATGAAAATGATGACTTCGCTTACAATCGCGACGCTGTTGCTTGCGACGTTCTTGGCACAGCACTGCCCTGCTGCTGAACAAACGCAGGATCGTCCGAATTTCTTGTTCATCCTCAGCGATGATCAAGCACCCGATGCAATGGGGGCGCTGGGCAACGAAGATATTAAAACCCCACATCTGGATACACTTGCGCGACGTGGGACAACGTTCACGCATTGTTTCAATCAGGGATCGTGGTCGGGTGCGGTGTGTGTGGCCAGCCGGACGATGTTGATTACCGGTCAAACGGTTTATCGAGCGCCGCGGAACACGCCGTATTTGGATGATTGGGCTCATGCCAAGGGACCGCTGGCGGTCCATCAAGAAACCGCGGTGAAGTTGTGGCCTGAGGTTTTTCGAGATGCAGGCTATCAGACCTTCCTGACCGGGAAATGGCACAACAGCCTAGCGTCCGTGGGTCAAGGTTTCACCAGTGCGAAATCAGTCGGCGAAGGCTTTTACGATACACACGAAGGGAGTCGCGTGAAGTATTTCGACAATCCTGGATATCAGCGTCCCGCCGCAGATCGAGATCGCTGGACGCCGTGGGACCCGTCTTTCCACGGTCATTGGACGCCTGCGGTTCGTGACCTCCAGTCCAACGGAGAGCTCGGCGATGCGTATGATGTCCAGCAGCACACATCGGAGTTGTACGCTGACGCAGCCGTCGACTTTTTGACCCAATCGAAACGGCAGGCATCGCCGTTCTTCATGTTTGTCGCCTTCAACGCTCCGCATGATCCTCGTCAGTCCCCTCGGTCGTTTGTCGAGCAGTATCCGCCGGAACAGATATCGCTGCCTGCAAACTATTTGCCCGAGCATCCCTTCAACAATGGCGCGATCACAATTCGCGATGAACAACTCGCTCCGTTCCCGCGGACCGAAGAGGCGGTTCGGGTTCATCGTTCGGAGTACTATGCGATGATCACTCACATGGATCGCGAGATTGGTCGCATTCTCAAAGCCCTCGACGAGAGCGGGGAGGCGGGCAACACTTATGTCGTCTTTACATCCGATCACGGTCTTGCCATGGGCAGCCATGGATTGATGGGAAAACAGAATCCCTACGATCACAGCATTCGCATGCCCTTCGTGATTTGCGGTCCTGGAATTCCGAAAAACCGACGCGTCAACGACATGATCTACATGCAAAGCGTCTATCCAACGACATGTGAATTGGCTGGGTTGAGCGTTCCTGAGAGTGTTGAGTTTTCCAGCGTGAAGACGCTGGCGACGGGTGAAAGCAAGTCCGGTGGTGAGCCAATCATTTATGGGACCTATCTGGCGTTTCAGCGTCTGGTGCGAACCCAGACTCACAAACTGATCTATTACCCTAAACTCGATCGATATCAGTTGTTTGACCTAGTGAATGATCCGGGCGAAATAACGGATCTGTCTGCGGATCCGTCTCATGCGAGTGTATTGAAACGGCTGAAGAAGAGGCTTACGCAACAACGAACGGATCTTGGCGACGGCATGCTAAAGTCCTCCCCGTCAACAGCGCAGGAATCTCGATGA
- a CDS encoding sulfatase family protein, producing the protein MKFALALLLTLVVSVGEVAAERSGTSRPNIILCMADDQGWGDTGYNGHPHLKTPHLDQMAAEGVTFNRFYSAAAMCSPTRGSCYTGRNPYRFGVTFAMKGMLEPSEIPITTVLKQHGYTTGHFGKWHLGTLSSSLGDQNRWGTFADQPKRYYCPPWERDVDVCFVTESKVPTWNPLIDPGPITEKEKSQPSRQGQPYGNEYFTGPGQTVTENTLGDDSRVLMDHAIPFIRDAVAEDQPFFAAVWFHTPHSPVVGGPEYREMYREHPEPAQHYYACVTAMDQQIGRLRAELDALDAADNTMLWFCSDNGPARQGSPRHVGTAKNLKGYKLSINEGGIRVPGLLVWPGEIKSPRTVDAPCFTSDYFPTLLDALDIDLASDRTYDGTSLLPFVTGNQIDRKKPLGFLNRDGRESVWMEQRYKLISTEKGDKLYDIADDPAESINLAKQMPAIAERMKDALSRWKATVMADLERVPE; encoded by the coding sequence ATGAAGTTCGCATTGGCATTGTTGCTAACGCTGGTTGTTTCCGTTGGCGAGGTTGCGGCCGAACGTTCGGGCACGTCTCGCCCTAATATCATTCTCTGCATGGCGGACGACCAGGGTTGGGGGGACACCGGGTACAACGGACACCCTCATTTAAAGACTCCGCATTTGGATCAAATGGCGGCGGAGGGTGTCACGTTCAATCGGTTTTACTCTGCCGCAGCAATGTGCTCGCCAACGCGTGGAAGTTGCTACACGGGACGCAATCCGTATCGATTCGGCGTGACGTTCGCAATGAAGGGGATGCTCGAACCCAGCGAGATCCCGATCACGACGGTGCTTAAGCAACACGGATACACCACGGGGCATTTTGGCAAGTGGCACTTGGGCACGCTGTCTTCAAGCCTTGGCGACCAGAATCGCTGGGGCACGTTCGCGGATCAGCCCAAGCGATATTATTGCCCACCTTGGGAACGTGACGTCGACGTTTGCTTTGTAACCGAATCGAAGGTTCCCACCTGGAATCCGTTGATTGATCCAGGGCCGATCACGGAAAAAGAAAAGAGCCAGCCTTCGCGTCAGGGGCAACCATACGGAAATGAGTATTTCACGGGGCCTGGGCAAACGGTGACGGAAAATACGCTCGGCGATGATTCGCGTGTTTTGATGGACCACGCGATTCCGTTCATTCGTGATGCGGTAGCGGAAGACCAGCCGTTTTTTGCGGCCGTTTGGTTTCACACCCCGCATTCGCCAGTGGTCGGTGGACCAGAGTATCGCGAAATGTATCGCGAGCATCCCGAACCGGCACAGCATTATTACGCCTGCGTGACGGCGATGGACCAGCAAATCGGACGTCTGCGGGCAGAGCTCGACGCGTTGGACGCGGCTGACAACACGATGCTCTGGTTCTGTTCGGACAACGGCCCCGCTCGGCAGGGATCACCTCGGCATGTTGGAACGGCGAAAAACTTGAAGGGTTACAAACTGTCGATCAACGAGGGCGGTATTCGCGTTCCTGGTTTGCTCGTTTGGCCTGGGGAAATAAAATCACCTCGAACCGTGGATGCGCCCTGCTTCACATCGGACTACTTTCCTACCCTGCTGGATGCCCTCGATATCGATCTTGCATCGGACCGGACTTATGATGGCACCAGTCTGTTGCCGTTTGTAACGGGGAATCAAATCGACAGGAAGAAGCCGCTCGGGTTCCTCAACCGGGATGGCAGAGAATCGGTTTGGATGGAGCAACGCTACAAGTTGATTTCCACCGAGAAGGGCGACAAGCTCTACGACATCGCTGACGATCCGGCAGAGAGCATCAATCTGGCAAAGCAAATGCCCGCTATCGCGGAACGTATGAAGGATGCACTCTCACGCTGGAAAGCGACGGTCATGGCGGACTTGGAACGGGTGCCTGAATGA
- a CDS encoding sulfatase family protein, whose amino-acid sequence MKQSFFGRSLTKKEQMKQINQMFLSASLLAILCALTTPVAAGKPNIVYILADDMGQGDVSCYNSDGKIPTPYIDRLVSEGMQFMDTHTSSGVCTPTRYGILTGRYSWRTPTLKQGVLGGHSSHLIEPTRETVASFLKKQGYATACVGKWHLGMDWKVENDSKVGKRVSYKNVDPTAPIQNGPNSVGFDYYFGISASLNMDPHAYIENDRIQGTLEILKTLDEVDARGFTQPSKPGYAAKEYVQQEVLAKFAEKTCGWIREQKGSPFFVYLPLPSPHSPIVPSDKFKGKSGLSEHGDFCMESDWVVGEVLKTLDEQGIADNTLVIFTADNGTSPKAGFTAMAKQGHHSSWIYRGMKGTNWEGGHRVPFVVRWPNKVKAGAVSKELVCTTDFLATCTDITGVPLADDAGEDSVSFLPALEGNRVSGDSDRLVIHHSDNGIFAIRRGKWKVMFDDFGGSKRVDPRADDPIIHAASLQLFDMETDAIEKVNVASEHPEVIEMLKKDLADIISKGRSTPGPNLPSDHNDPDVKWPQIRMISEFLN is encoded by the coding sequence ATGAAACAATCCTTTTTCGGTCGCTCACTAACCAAGAAAGAACAGATGAAACAAATCAACCAAATGTTCCTGTCAGCTTCGTTGTTGGCTATCCTTTGTGCGTTGACAACACCGGTTGCGGCTGGAAAACCGAACATCGTTTACATCCTGGCTGATGACATGGGGCAGGGTGACGTGAGTTGCTACAACTCCGATGGCAAAATCCCGACGCCATATATCGACCGTCTGGTAAGCGAAGGCATGCAGTTCATGGACACGCATACCAGTTCGGGCGTCTGCACTCCGACCCGGTACGGCATCCTGACCGGTCGGTATTCCTGGCGGACACCGACACTGAAACAGGGCGTGCTTGGCGGACATAGTTCGCATCTGATTGAACCCACTCGCGAAACGGTCGCTTCGTTCCTAAAGAAGCAGGGCTATGCGACGGCGTGTGTTGGTAAGTGGCACTTGGGCATGGATTGGAAGGTAGAAAACGACAGCAAGGTTGGGAAACGAGTCTCCTACAAGAACGTCGATCCGACGGCGCCAATTCAGAACGGACCCAACAGTGTTGGGTTTGATTACTACTTCGGGATCTCCGCGTCGCTGAACATGGACCCGCATGCCTACATTGAGAACGATCGGATTCAGGGCACGCTCGAAATTTTGAAGACACTTGATGAAGTGGACGCCCGTGGGTTCACGCAGCCATCCAAGCCTGGCTACGCTGCCAAAGAATACGTGCAGCAGGAAGTCCTCGCCAAATTCGCTGAAAAGACCTGTGGTTGGATCAGGGAACAGAAGGGCAGTCCGTTCTTTGTGTATCTGCCTTTACCATCACCGCACTCCCCGATCGTGCCGAGCGATAAATTTAAAGGTAAGAGCGGTCTGAGTGAGCACGGCGACTTTTGCATGGAATCGGATTGGGTTGTCGGCGAAGTGCTGAAGACGCTTGATGAGCAGGGTATTGCCGACAATACATTGGTCATCTTCACTGCGGACAACGGTACCTCGCCCAAAGCGGGGTTCACTGCGATGGCGAAGCAAGGTCATCACTCGAGCTGGATCTATCGCGGCATGAAAGGCACCAACTGGGAAGGTGGACACCGTGTGCCGTTTGTCGTTCGTTGGCCCAACAAGGTGAAGGCTGGCGCGGTGTCAAAAGAGCTCGTCTGCACGACCGACTTCTTGGCGACTTGCACGGACATTACGGGTGTGCCACTGGCGGATGATGCCGGCGAAGACAGCGTCAGTTTCTTGCCAGCACTGGAAGGTAATCGCGTCTCAGGTGACAGCGACCGTCTTGTCATTCATCATTCCGACAACGGAATCTTTGCCATTCGCCGCGGTAAGTGGAAAGTCATGTTCGACGATTTCGGTGGGTCGAAACGTGTTGATCCAAGGGCCGATGATCCGATCATCCATGCTGCCAGCCTGCAGCTATTCGACATGGAAACGGACGCCATTGAAAAGGTGAACGTCGCGTCGGAGCACCCCGAAGTGATCGAGATGCTGAAAAAGGATTTGGCGGATATTATTTCGAAAGGCCGAAGCACGCCGGGGCCAAATTTGCCAAGCGACCACAACGATCCCGACGTGAAGTGGCCACAAATTCGAATGATCAGTGAATTCTTGAACTAG
- a CDS encoding sulfatase-like hydrolase/transferase — MTRIEDAHAHTGLDIRTIVPADGIISFTLSPSRINRRCFANVDRNQYCLGTLLALVLLVGAATVDCQVNAAERPNFLIIMCDDLGYADVGFNGAQDITTPALDELAANGTICTTAYVAHPVCGPSRAAIMTGRYPHNFGEQFNLPDHHEMGTPLSEAFLSKLLQDAGYFTGAVGKWHLGQQPQYQPNQRGFDEFYGVLGGGHQYFPDKYRRKYEAAVKAGEKNITMNISPLQRNGKDVRETEYVTDAFSREAVQFLEKASTKDQPWFLYLSYTAPHSPIEAKQEDMDRFAHIGDKKRRTYAGMVYAVDRGVRRVVDTLKSTGDFDDTLIIFLSDNGGKANGSASNAPLKGGKRGVEEGGYRVPMFFHWPLKVPAGQKFQYPVLSLDFYPTLARLAGVAIPREKILDGKDVWDELCTGTNPHPDEMIYAMSHRSGFTDVSGRRNQWKVSRTRKHWQLYNVVEDIGETNDLSKQYPELLEKMVSDVEKWGRNHQMPQWHYFESDYQPWEDNKQPFFDGTFNLP, encoded by the coding sequence ATGACCAGAATCGAAGACGCTCACGCTCATACGGGACTCGACATTCGCACGATTGTCCCGGCGGATGGAATCATCTCATTCACTCTAAGTCCGTCGCGAATCAATCGCCGATGCTTCGCAAATGTTGATAGGAATCAGTACTGTTTAGGAACACTCCTCGCACTGGTCCTTTTAGTAGGGGCTGCTACCGTTGACTGCCAGGTGAACGCAGCCGAACGTCCCAATTTTCTGATCATCATGTGCGATGATTTAGGGTATGCGGATGTGGGGTTCAATGGTGCCCAAGATATCACGACGCCGGCGCTCGATGAGCTGGCTGCCAATGGGACCATCTGCACCACGGCCTACGTTGCGCATCCCGTCTGTGGTCCGAGTCGGGCTGCGATCATGACCGGACGTTATCCACACAACTTCGGTGAGCAATTCAATCTGCCCGATCACCATGAAATGGGGACGCCTTTGAGTGAGGCCTTTCTCTCTAAACTTCTGCAAGATGCTGGCTATTTCACCGGCGCCGTCGGTAAGTGGCATCTTGGGCAACAGCCGCAGTACCAACCCAATCAGCGTGGATTCGACGAATTCTATGGAGTTCTGGGTGGCGGACACCAGTATTTTCCTGACAAGTATCGGCGGAAGTATGAAGCGGCGGTCAAGGCTGGCGAGAAAAACATCACGATGAATATTTCTCCGCTACAGCGCAATGGAAAGGATGTTCGAGAAACGGAATACGTGACCGACGCGTTTTCTCGCGAGGCCGTTCAGTTCCTTGAAAAAGCATCGACGAAGGATCAGCCGTGGTTCCTGTACCTGTCCTACACGGCCCCGCATTCTCCGATTGAAGCAAAACAAGAAGACATGGACCGCTTCGCACACATTGGGGACAAAAAACGACGCACCTACGCGGGAATGGTGTACGCAGTTGATCGCGGAGTTCGCCGTGTCGTGGACACTCTGAAGTCGACCGGGGACTTCGACGACACGTTGATCATTTTCTTGAGCGACAACGGTGGCAAGGCGAATGGCAGTGCCAGCAACGCTCCACTGAAAGGCGGCAAAAGAGGCGTCGAAGAGGGCGGCTATCGGGTTCCCATGTTCTTTCACTGGCCCTTGAAGGTTCCAGCTGGACAGAAGTTCCAGTATCCCGTGCTGTCCCTGGACTTCTATCCCACGTTGGCTCGTTTGGCGGGCGTTGCGATCCCTAGGGAAAAGATCCTGGATGGAAAAGACGTGTGGGATGAACTGTGCACTGGTACGAATCCGCACCCGGACGAAATGATTTACGCGATGTCGCATCGCTCAGGCTTTACGGACGTCAGTGGTCGCCGCAATCAATGGAAAGTCAGCCGCACACGGAAACACTGGCAACTGTACAACGTCGTCGAAGACATCGGCGAAACCAATGACCTGAGCAAGCAATACCCAGAACTCCTGGAGAAGATGGTATCGGACGTCGAGAAGTGGGGACGGAACCATCAGATGCCACAGTGGCACTATTTCGAGTCGGACTATCAGCCTTGGGAAGACAACAAGCAGCCGTTTTTCGACGGAACATTCAACCTTCCATAG
- a CDS encoding glycoside hydrolase family protein produces the protein MKTTLVFLIGLISIASSTLYGQSGDSTYRVPEGLVRGGAFIDRFLPVPGGTRLEANVWGAANVIPRDVDNGIEDAEYSYWGGNIIVSDDGKNHLFVCRWQEDEPKGHHIWWKSDVVHAVSEDPLGPYRVVEEIGRGHNPEIYRLKDGTYVIGVMGLFAYRADTLNGPWEKIETILESPQENFNKSNRTYVVRDDGSVLMMNKSGVVSTCVSGVEHFKEITPQSVYPKIQNHFEDPVIWKDQVQYHLVVNDWFTRKAFYLRSADGISWKWDPGFAFDTTLMKHESGTSEDWYKFERPKVRQDKYGRATHMNFAVIDVPKNDDKGNDRHSSKNIVIPLVVPRRVQILNEHPITADTPQIRVKILAEPGFDPLTAIEVGSLRFGASEEVNFGRGSKMLETSAAGGDLVVIFSGQGNGLTKENFVAKLLGSTTGGELLIGFAKTSFNVTTSK, from the coding sequence ATGAAAACGACGTTGGTGTTCTTAATCGGGCTGATTTCGATCGCCTCGTCAACACTTTACGGACAGTCCGGTGACTCGACATACCGGGTCCCCGAGGGCCTTGTTCGTGGCGGCGCTTTCATTGACCGTTTCTTGCCCGTACCAGGCGGAACTCGACTTGAAGCGAATGTCTGGGGCGCGGCCAACGTCATTCCCCGCGATGTGGACAACGGGATCGAGGACGCGGAGTATTCCTATTGGGGCGGGAACATCATTGTCAGCGACGATGGCAAGAACCATTTGTTCGTTTGCCGCTGGCAAGAGGACGAACCGAAGGGGCATCATATCTGGTGGAAATCCGATGTGGTGCACGCGGTCAGCGAAGATCCGCTCGGCCCCTATCGCGTAGTCGAAGAGATCGGGCGCGGTCACAATCCTGAAATCTACCGCCTCAAAGACGGCACCTACGTCATTGGCGTGATGGGGCTATTCGCCTACCGTGCGGACACCCTCAATGGACCCTGGGAAAAGATCGAAACCATCCTCGAGTCTCCACAAGAGAATTTCAACAAGTCCAACCGGACGTATGTGGTTCGCGACGACGGCAGTGTTCTGATGATGAACAAGAGTGGGGTCGTTTCGACGTGCGTATCCGGTGTGGAACACTTCAAGGAGATCACGCCGCAGTCGGTCTATCCGAAGATTCAAAATCACTTTGAAGATCCCGTGATTTGGAAAGACCAGGTGCAGTATCACCTTGTCGTTAACGACTGGTTCACTCGCAAAGCGTTCTATTTGCGGTCGGCCGACGGCATCAGTTGGAAATGGGATCCGGGTTTCGCGTTCGATACAACGTTGATGAAGCACGAGAGCGGCACGTCTGAGGATTGGTATAAGTTTGAGCGACCCAAGGTCCGGCAAGATAAATATGGGCGAGCAACTCACATGAATTTCGCGGTCATCGACGTCCCCAAAAATGATGACAAAGGAAACGATCGGCATAGCTCGAAGAACATCGTGATCCCGTTGGTCGTTCCGCGACGTGTTCAGATCCTGAACGAGCACCCCATCACTGCGGATACCCCCCAAATCCGTGTCAAGATTTTGGCAGAACCCGGTTTCGATCCACTTACCGCGATCGAGGTTGGCTCTTTGCGTTTTGGAGCATCCGAGGAGGTGAACTTCGGCCGCGGGAGCAAAATGCTAGAAACTTCAGCGGCTGGAGGCGATCTGGTCGTGATCTTTAGCGGCCAAGGCAATGGGCTGACGAAAGAGAACTTTGTGGCCAAGTTGCTTGGCAGCACAACGGGCGGTGAGCTTCTGATTGGCTTTGCAAAGACATCCTTCAATGTAACGACTTCAAAATGA
- a CDS encoding family 16 glycoside hydrolase translates to MKQAFLYLIITLIAVCHFAVALHAESATTDPKVLIEDNFSDADYAPRKLPKGNWEITDGVASAQHGPEPDGKMKKHGPQVAYATDFTDGTVSFDVKCSKCKAFTVAVDSAKPDKVYHIRLKLKGKNDVGQAALINTFEPKAEGARKAVSISLLEEGIPELNEGEWNHVEIKFDGNQATSTVNGKSNAISHDRIALLKRVIKIELQTGEFSIRNFSLTVPN, encoded by the coding sequence ATGAAACAGGCATTTCTCTACCTCATTATCACCCTGATCGCAGTCTGTCATTTCGCAGTCGCATTGCACGCTGAGTCCGCGACAACGGATCCGAAAGTTCTCATTGAAGATAACTTCTCCGACGCCGATTACGCACCCCGCAAGCTCCCCAAAGGCAACTGGGAAATCACCGATGGGGTTGCATCGGCCCAACACGGTCCCGAGCCGGACGGCAAAATGAAGAAGCACGGCCCGCAAGTCGCCTATGCAACCGACTTCACCGACGGAACCGTTTCGTTCGACGTGAAGTGCTCCAAGTGCAAAGCGTTTACTGTCGCGGTTGACTCCGCAAAGCCTGACAAGGTTTATCACATCCGTTTGAAACTCAAGGGCAAGAACGACGTTGGTCAAGCAGCATTGATTAACACTTTTGAACCGAAGGCTGAGGGGGCTCGTAAGGCGGTTTCAATCAGTCTCTTGGAGGAAGGGATTCCTGAACTGAACGAAGGGGAGTGGAATCATGTCGAGATCAAGTTCGACGGCAATCAAGCCACCAGCACCGTCAATGGAAAATCCAACGCGATCTCGCACGATCGAATCGCCCTTCTGAAGCGAGTCATCAAAATCGAACTGCAAACCGGTGAGTTTTCCATTCGCAATTTCAGCTTGACGGTTCCCAACTGA